A portion of the Streptomyces sp. NBC_00376 genome contains these proteins:
- a CDS encoding Crp/Fnr family transcriptional regulator: MAAYVPDGDGLDDRVPFLARLEREDRVSLLGLGRELGFASRAPLLRQDEPSAYVLLIVNGWTKVTTSAPNGYEALHALRGPGDIVGESAALTGRPRSATVTALSPVRAVVVAHEKFRAFVTGSARVSLTLLALTADRTRAADRRSLEFAAMTVRERFAVLLLDLAHTHGCRTDEGIELDIPLSKQELAGAVGASREMVQRLLKDLRERGIVLTGRRAMVIVRPDALRRIARAQDSARPVVRHEAPFSP, encoded by the coding sequence ATGGCGGCGTACGTACCCGATGGCGACGGGCTCGACGACCGGGTGCCCTTCCTGGCCCGCCTGGAGCGCGAGGACCGGGTGTCCCTGCTCGGACTGGGCCGCGAACTCGGTTTCGCCTCCCGGGCCCCTCTGCTCAGGCAGGACGAGCCGTCCGCGTACGTCCTGCTGATCGTCAACGGCTGGACGAAGGTCACCACATCCGCGCCGAACGGTTACGAGGCGTTGCATGCGCTGCGCGGTCCCGGCGACATCGTGGGCGAATCGGCCGCGTTGACCGGCCGGCCACGCTCGGCGACGGTGACCGCGCTCTCCCCCGTGCGGGCCGTGGTCGTGGCGCACGAGAAGTTCCGCGCGTTCGTGACAGGCTCCGCCAGGGTCTCGCTCACGCTCCTGGCGTTGACCGCCGACCGTACGCGCGCTGCGGACCGGCGCAGCCTGGAGTTCGCGGCGATGACGGTACGGGAGCGCTTCGCCGTTCTGCTGCTGGATCTGGCACACACCCACGGCTGCCGTACGGACGAAGGCATCGAACTCGACATACCGCTCAGCAAACAGGAACTGGCCGGGGCGGTCGGTGCCTCCAGGGAAATGGTCCAGCGGCTGCTGAAGGACCTGCGTGAACGGGGCATCGTGCTGACGGGGCGACGGGCGATGGTGATCGTGCGGCCGGACGCGCTCCGCCGGATCGCACGGGCGCAGGACTCCGCCCGACCGGTCGTCCGCCACGAAGCCCCGTTCTCTCCGTAG